A single genomic interval of Ruminococcus sp. NK3A76 harbors:
- a CDS encoding Hsp70 family protein: MAEKYVFGIDLGTTYSCIGYFDENGQCVTCQSLEGESTIPSVVRMEPGSDPIVGNAAKNTAILYPELTIQFVKSRIGIDQSFAYGPDQSYTTTPVDVSAEILKKIANDGSVYTNSDVKRVVITVPAYFGDSEKRATKEAGEKAGLDVLGIIEEPTAAAIYYGMNKSEQAENVIVFDLGGGTFDVTAMEIKDKSFRTITTEGDHDLGGKNWDVALIDLVKEKFREETGFDDEYDPDIEQDLLIACEEAKKILTQAESTVVPVKVDRQYKAAINITRQEFDDATSSLLESAVSLTKKVIDRVDLPLTKILLVGGSTYMPQVRRAIEENFPQLEIFFNEPNTAVAKGASIYAFMKYIQGVEFGESGEAPEGSVPGDTATLPTEKIETYENIATLPGIMAKLPSKIITVANKSLGIRIYLNGELKINNLIMKDTELPVSVSETYGTNEDNAKLIPIDLFQVNNFEKYYDVDKDLQIGTAMLELDGTLPKNSPIEVTLSLAEDGCVHVIGKDLTHNAMIEADIVSDAVEQRS; encoded by the coding sequence ATGGCTGAAAAATATGTATTTGGTATCGACCTTGGCACGACATATTCCTGCATAGGTTATTTTGATGAGAACGGGCAGTGTGTCACCTGCCAGAGCTTAGAGGGCGAATCGACTATCCCCTCAGTCGTCAGAATGGAGCCCGGCTCTGACCCGATAGTGGGCAATGCCGCAAAGAACACGGCTATCCTTTACCCCGAGCTGACTATACAGTTTGTAAAGTCGAGGATAGGCATCGACCAGTCGTTTGCCTACGGCCCCGACCAGAGCTACACCACCACCCCTGTTGATGTCTCCGCTGAGATACTCAAAAAGATAGCCAACGACGGCTCGGTATACACCAATTCAGACGTAAAGCGTGTTGTCATAACCGTTCCTGCATATTTCGGCGACAGCGAGAAGCGTGCGACCAAGGAGGCAGGCGAGAAAGCAGGCCTTGATGTGCTCGGTATCATCGAGGAGCCTACTGCTGCGGCTATATATTACGGCATGAACAAATCAGAGCAGGCAGAGAATGTTATCGTCTTCGACCTGGGCGGCGGCACATTCGATGTAACTGCAATGGAGATAAAGGATAAGAGCTTTCGCACTATCACCACCGAGGGCGACCACGACCTCGGCGGCAAGAACTGGGACGTGGCCCTCATCGACCTCGTAAAGGAAAAGTTCCGTGAGGAGACCGGCTTTGATGACGAATACGACCCCGATATTGAGCAGGACCTTCTCATCGCCTGCGAGGAGGCCAAGAAGATACTCACTCAGGCTGAGAGCACGGTAGTTCCTGTCAAGGTTGACCGTCAGTACAAGGCTGCTATAAACATCACAAGGCAGGAATTTGACGATGCAACATCGAGCCTGCTCGAAAGTGCGGTATCCCTCACAAAGAAGGTCATCGACAGAGTTGACCTGCCGCTTACAAAGATACTTCTCGTCGGCGGCTCGACATATATGCCGCAGGTGAGAAGGGCGATAGAGGAAAACTTCCCGCAGCTTGAGATATTCTTCAACGAGCCCAACACTGCCGTTGCAAAGGGCGCATCTATATATGCATTTATGAAGTATATCCAGGGCGTTGAGTTCGGCGAGAGCGGCGAAGCCCCCGAGGGCAGCGTGCCGGGCGACACAGCTACACTTCCTACCGAGAAGATAGAGACTTACGAGAATATCGCCACGCTCCCCGGCATCATGGCAAAGCTGCCGTCAAAGATAATCACAGTCGCCAACAAGAGCTTAGGCATACGCATCTACTTAAACGGCGAGCTTAAGATAAACAACCTCATAATGAAGGACACCGAGCTGCCTGTTTCCGTCTCCGAGACATACGGAACTAACGAGGACAACGCAAAGCTCATTCCGATAGACCTTTTCCAGGTAAATAACTTTGAAAAATACTATGACGTTGACAAGGACCTGCAGATAGGCACAGCCATGCTCGAGCTTGACGGCACACTGCCGAAAAACTCGCCTATCGAAGTCACACTCTCGCTCGCAGAGGACGGCTGCGTACACGTCATAGGCAAGGACCTTACGCATAATGCGATGATAGAGGCCGACATCGTCAGCGACGCTGTGGAGCAAAGAAGCTGA
- a CDS encoding YibE/F family protein — translation MKIKDLPARLGRKRAVALLILLLLCVGAVIFAENDYFLYDKTIAEVVSVSEELTATTPALINSTEYQYTQQLTVEIKNGEHKGEQAVMTNRYSSSLVTDEKYSKGDKLFVEVTSSDGTLKAVCTGIKRDVYVVCVTMLFMLTIIIVGGKKGALSLVSVTFNVLIFAAAIELYHRGLDLFGLCLAASVLFTAGSLVLVSGVNKKTAAAVVSTLCGTAVTIAIAYIVLKVTNGKGVRFDQMQYLIKPYEEIFISELLVGGLGAIMDISITMSSSMSELIGRDSQITFSALRHSGREIGKDIMGTMTNVLLFTYACGCIPLIILAFRNDVTLSDVLNNYLDLEIVRAFVGGIGIVITIPTAIFISARMLRGTDKTAQPKVGDK, via the coding sequence ATGAAAATAAAAGACCTGCCGGCAAGGCTTGGCAGAAAAAGGGCTGTGGCGCTTTTGATACTGCTTTTGCTGTGCGTCGGTGCGGTGATATTTGCCGAGAATGACTATTTTCTATACGACAAGACGATAGCAGAGGTAGTCTCTGTATCGGAGGAGCTGACAGCGACCACGCCTGCGCTTATCAATTCGACCGAATACCAGTACACCCAACAGCTGACCGTAGAGATAAAAAACGGAGAACACAAGGGTGAGCAGGCGGTGATGACAAACAGGTATTCCTCCTCGCTCGTGACTGATGAGAAGTATTCAAAGGGCGACAAGCTGTTTGTCGAGGTGACAAGCTCTGACGGCACGCTGAAAGCCGTCTGCACAGGCATCAAGCGTGATGTTTACGTCGTGTGCGTCACCATGCTTTTTATGCTCACGATAATCATAGTCGGCGGAAAGAAAGGCGCTTTGTCGCTTGTGAGCGTGACTTTCAATGTGCTCATATTCGCTGCCGCTATCGAGCTCTACCACAGGGGGCTCGACCTGTTCGGGCTGTGCCTTGCGGCATCTGTTCTGTTCACAGCCGGCTCTCTCGTGCTCGTAAGCGGCGTAAACAAAAAAACTGCGGCAGCGGTAGTATCAACACTGTGCGGAACTGCCGTGACTATCGCCATAGCATACATCGTGCTTAAAGTAACAAATGGCAAAGGCGTGCGCTTTGACCAGATGCAGTATCTCATCAAGCCGTATGAGGAGATTTTCATATCCGAGCTGCTCGTGGGCGGCCTTGGCGCTATAATGGACATCTCGATAACCATGTCCTCCTCGATGTCGGAGCTTATCGGCAGAGACAGCCAAATCACATTCTCAGCGCTCAGACACTCGGGGCGTGAGATAGGCAAGGACATAATGGGCACCATGACGAACGTTTTGCTGTTTACATACGCCTGCGGCTGCATACCGCTCATAATCCTCGCATTCAGAAACGATGTGACCCTCTCGGACGTGCTCAACAACTATCTCGACTTAGAGATAGTCAGGGCATTCGTGGGCGGCATAGGAATAGTCATAACTATACCGACTGCGATATTCATATCAGCCAGAATGCTCAGAGGAACGGACAAGACCGCTCAGCCGAAAGTGGGTGATAAGTAA
- a CDS encoding FeoA family protein yields MPLLSANRGESYTITRIGGSAEVKKHLEDLGFTVGGKVTVISEMAGNLIVNVKETRVAVSRELAMKIMV; encoded by the coding sequence ATGCCTTTGCTATCAGCAAATAGAGGCGAAAGCTACACGATAACCCGTATAGGCGGCTCTGCCGAGGTAAAAAAGCATCTTGAAGACCTGGGCTTTACTGTCGGCGGAAAGGTGACTGTTATCTCAGAAATGGCAGGCAACCTGATAGTCAACGTCAAGGAAACAAGAGTAGCTGTGAGCCGTGAACTGGCTATGAAGATAATGGTTTGA
- a CDS encoding clostripain-related cysteine peptidase: MKKRLLAGLAALVMAASTGCADSESSSESASSEQAAAESSPESESSGNVGNVKGLSMSVNSSDGKMSITRADDKSTPMGDPDTWTIFVYLCGTDLESRYGSATDDVKQMIGAQASDNVRFVVQTGGTKDWSNEYFGDEKAERWVVQNNNMELVESTDNTNMGSSDNLADFLKWGVSEYPAAKMGVILWDHGGGSISGACVDELNEDDSLSLQEINTAFSDVYQDMTDKFEFIGFDCCLMGTVETANILASYARYFYGSQETEPGSGWDYATCGTYLAEHPGADGAELGKVVSDSFYDECGLIDREKDCTLSVIDLSKFDEFTVAFNDFSKELFDSAGSSLSGIVRGIGKADNFGGNNKSVGYTNMVDIGGIIKQCSSCADGTAALEALENCVIYNKNGSAHSGASGLSTYYPLKIEDSSDLKVFSGITISPYYLSIIDMIAKGYSEDGYSNSGIFDSEGSWEYGGSDEDSGYFDYADDLDTKSDLITFEQEPTLSDNGVYSFKLDENGLNNTAGASAYIYMMLDEETIVELGETYDVNTDWESGEVADNFDGLWLALPNGKLLAIYIAGGDSEHYVYTSPILLNGQRTNLRIVRDSEGISLEGIWDGIDENGMAAREVTKLKEGDKIAPIYYLINSDNDDVNEETAEEYVWEEDSDLMYAYLPASNYFYGFNIEDAYGRTVTTEPVIFTIDDDGKITFSDPNDGADEANEADEDNEEDEEE, translated from the coding sequence ATGAAGAAAAGATTATTAGCAGGGCTTGCAGCGCTTGTCATGGCTGCATCGACAGGCTGCGCAGACAGCGAGTCCTCCTCCGAGAGCGCATCGTCGGAGCAGGCTGCTGCGGAATCAAGCCCGGAATCGGAAAGCTCCGGCAATGTAGGCAATGTAAAAGGGCTCTCGATGTCGGTAAACAGCTCGGACGGAAAAATGTCCATAACCCGTGCAGATGATAAATCAACACCCATGGGCGACCCCGACACATGGACGATATTCGTATACCTCTGCGGAACAGACCTTGAAAGCAGATATGGCTCGGCGACCGATGACGTTAAGCAGATGATCGGAGCTCAGGCCAGCGACAATGTAAGATTTGTTGTGCAGACGGGCGGCACAAAGGATTGGTCTAACGAATATTTCGGCGACGAGAAGGCAGAGCGCTGGGTGGTGCAGAACAATAATATGGAGCTGGTCGAATCGACCGACAATACCAACATGGGTTCGAGCGACAATCTTGCAGACTTCCTCAAATGGGGCGTTTCAGAGTATCCTGCTGCGAAAATGGGCGTTATCCTCTGGGATCACGGCGGCGGAAGCATAAGCGGTGCGTGCGTTGACGAGCTCAACGAGGATGACTCGCTTAGTCTTCAGGAGATAAACACTGCCTTTTCGGATGTATATCAGGATATGACCGATAAATTTGAGTTCATAGGCTTTGACTGCTGCCTTATGGGTACAGTCGAGACTGCAAATATCCTTGCATCATATGCAAGATATTTCTACGGCTCGCAGGAAACAGAGCCGGGCTCGGGCTGGGACTATGCGACCTGCGGCACATACCTTGCCGAGCACCCGGGTGCTGACGGCGCCGAGTTGGGAAAAGTTGTATCAGACAGCTTCTACGATGAATGCGGCTTGATCGACCGTGAAAAAGACTGCACGCTCTCGGTGATCGATCTTTCCAAGTTCGATGAGTTTACTGTCGCATTCAACGACTTCTCAAAGGAGCTTTTTGACAGTGCCGGCAGCAGCCTCTCAGGTATAGTAAGAGGTATCGGCAAGGCAGACAACTTCGGCGGCAATAACAAATCCGTAGGCTACACCAACATGGTGGACATAGGCGGCATTATCAAGCAGTGTTCAAGCTGCGCAGACGGCACAGCTGCACTCGAAGCGCTTGAAAACTGCGTGATCTACAACAAAAACGGTTCTGCCCACAGCGGCGCATCAGGGCTTTCGACCTACTATCCGCTTAAGATAGAGGATTCTTCCGATCTTAAGGTATTCTCGGGAATAACTATAAGCCCGTATTATCTCTCCATAATAGATATGATAGCAAAGGGCTATTCTGAGGACGGATACAGCAACTCAGGTATCTTTGACAGCGAAGGCAGCTGGGAGTACGGCGGCTCTGACGAGGATTCCGGCTACTTTGATTACGCAGATGATCTTGATACAAAGAGCGACCTTATAACCTTTGAGCAGGAGCCGACCCTCAGCGATAATGGCGTATACAGCTTCAAGCTCGACGAGAACGGCCTGAACAACACAGCAGGCGCTTCGGCATACATCTATATGATGCTCGATGAAGAAACAATAGTCGAGCTTGGCGAGACGTATGATGTTAATACAGACTGGGAGTCGGGCGAGGTCGCAGATAATTTTGACGGCTTGTGGCTGGCACTGCCAAACGGAAAGCTTCTTGCAATATACATAGCAGGCGGCGATTCAGAGCATTATGTTTATACATCGCCCATACTCTTAAACGGCCAGCGCACGAACCTTCGTATAGTAAGAGACAGCGAGGGCATAAGCCTTGAAGGCATATGGGACGGTATCGACGAAAACGGTATGGCAGCCCGTGAGGTAACAAAGCTCAAAGAAGGCGACAAGATAGCCCCGATATATTATCTTATAAATTCCGACAACGACGATGTCAACGAGGAGACAGCCGAAGAATACGTCTGGGAAGAGGATTCTGACCTGATGTATGCATACCTTCCTGCGTCGAACTACTTCTATGGCTTTAACATAGAAGATGCTTACGGCAGAACAGTTACTACAGAGCCTGTAATATTCACCATTGACGATGACGGAAAGATCACCTTTTCAGATCCGAACGATGGCGCTGATGAAGCTAATGAAGCTGACGAAGATAACGAGGAAGATGAAGAAGAATAA
- a CDS encoding YibE/F family protein yields the protein MEFILGTILFVLMIAVGGKRGAKTFAAMYANIIILILTVFLIACGVNAIAVTITGCAVIGVVILFWINGINIKTLTAFAAIAAVLVLLAAVMLYIGSSSHIQGFADENTDEICWYSYDIGLDMRQVTLAMMLTGLIGAITDTAIAITSALYEVYENNPGLRMGELFVSGMNIGKDIIGTTTNTLLFAYIGEFMTLVIWFREYEYPLSEIINSKIFCQDFLQIVSSGSGCMIIIPVSALFMAYGLTHRKAEKPRTRPITETAENNDRA from the coding sequence ATGGAATTCATTCTCGGGACGATACTGTTTGTGCTTATGATAGCAGTCGGCGGCAAAAGGGGTGCCAAGACCTTTGCTGCTATGTATGCAAACATCATCATACTGATACTTACCGTCTTTCTGATAGCCTGCGGCGTTAATGCTATCGCCGTGACGATAACAGGCTGTGCGGTGATAGGCGTAGTCATCCTTTTCTGGATAAACGGCATCAACATAAAGACCCTGACTGCGTTTGCTGCGATAGCGGCGGTGCTCGTGCTTCTTGCGGCGGTCATGCTGTACATCGGGTCAAGCTCACACATACAGGGCTTTGCCGATGAGAACACCGACGAGATATGCTGGTACAGCTACGACATAGGGCTCGATATGCGGCAGGTCACACTTGCCATGATGCTGACAGGGCTTATCGGCGCTATAACCGACACGGCTATCGCCATCACCTCGGCGCTTTACGAGGTATATGAAAACAATCCCGGCCTTCGCATGGGCGAGCTTTTTGTATCGGGCATGAACATCGGAAAGGACATAATCGGCACCACGACCAACACGCTCTTATTTGCATACATAGGCGAGTTCATGACGCTTGTGATATGGTTCAGGGAGTATGAATACCCCTTATCCGAGATAATCAACTCAAAGATATTCTGCCAGGATTTCTTGCAGATAGTTTCAAGCGGCTCGGGGTGCATGATAATAATACCCGTATCAGCACTCTTTATGGCATACGGGCTTACGCACAGAAAGGCTGAAAAGCCCCGGACCCGGCCAATAACTGAGACAGCTGAGAATAACGACCGGGCATGA
- the grpE gene encoding nucleotide exchange factor GrpE — translation MDEINEIVFPPEEAEDIPEQQPVEAVTGPADDTAVNETAEPDEPNEPDVLSELSDRISEQSSQIAKLTELIEKLSSQVAAGNKAIAVHEEIERNLNNELQRYKNDFYDKLATPFLMQFIGLYIDLSEEMAEIKEEHDAAPEKEYLKTQLDSLGYYADSVKGALINNGVEIKTPEPGSSYDYKEQRISKTIPTDDETLRDCVAEARSDAFIYNGKVLRPAKVVVYKV, via the coding sequence ATGGATGAGATAAATGAGATAGTTTTCCCCCCCGAAGAAGCAGAGGATATCCCGGAGCAGCAGCCCGTGGAGGCTGTCACCGGGCCGGCTGATGATACTGCTGTAAATGAAACAGCTGAGCCTGACGAGCCCAATGAGCCCGACGTATTGTCCGAGCTTTCTGACAGGATAAGCGAGCAGTCATCGCAGATAGCAAAGCTCACAGAGCTTATAGAAAAGCTGTCCTCACAGGTAGCAGCAGGCAACAAGGCGATAGCCGTGCATGAGGAGATAGAGCGGAACTTGAATAACGAGCTCCAGCGCTACAAAAACGATTTTTACGACAAGCTCGCAACGCCGTTCCTGATGCAGTTTATAGGGCTTTATATCGACCTGAGCGAAGAAATGGCTGAGATAAAAGAGGAGCACGATGCTGCCCCTGAAAAGGAATATCTTAAGACCCAGCTCGACAGTCTTGGCTACTACGCCGACTCGGTAAAGGGTGCGCTTATAAACAACGGCGTCGAGATAAAGACCCCTGAGCCCGGCAGCAGCTATGACTACAAGGAGCAGCGCATCTCAAAGACAATACCCACCGACGATGAGACACTTCGTGACTGCGTGGCCGAGGCAAGGTCTGACGCATTCATCTACAACGGAAAAGTTCTGCGCCCTGCAAAGGTCGTAGTGTATAAAGTTTAG
- a CDS encoding AEC family transporter encodes MDNAKIIGMRVLIMSVILIIGAVCYKRKIITASGTKQLSAVELNIVNPLMIFMSYQSEYDPQRLKGLLWSFMLAAVSFAVVIPLAGLLKRSSNENYAVERFSCIYSNCGFMGIPLINALYGSDGVLYLTAYITLFNLLVFTHGYMLMKEEHDMSAFKKAVTSPTIIAIIIGVIFYVLGIRLANMTAVGGVVADAFMFIADMNTPLAMLIAGATAAQSDLLKSLLDKHIMLTAFYKLMLLPACVVVLIHFLPHSQNLMPELVVCIACACPAATTGTMFALLFDKNAKRCSEIFAVTTILSMATLPLMTAFATALV; translated from the coding sequence TTGGATAACGCAAAAATAATAGGCATGAGGGTGCTCATAATGTCAGTGATACTGATAATAGGCGCTGTATGCTACAAGAGAAAAATAATAACCGCCTCGGGCACAAAGCAGCTTTCGGCGGTGGAATTAAACATCGTAAACCCGCTGATGATATTCATGTCATACCAGTCGGAATACGACCCGCAGAGGCTAAAGGGGCTGCTGTGGTCATTCATGCTGGCGGCTGTCAGCTTTGCAGTGGTGATACCGCTTGCAGGGCTGCTAAAGAGAAGCAGCAATGAGAACTACGCCGTCGAGCGGTTTTCCTGCATATACTCAAACTGCGGCTTTATGGGCATACCGCTTATAAACGCCCTTTACGGCAGTGACGGTGTGCTGTATCTGACGGCATACATAACCCTTTTTAATCTGCTGGTATTTACTCACGGATATATGCTGATGAAGGAGGAGCACGATATGTCGGCTTTCAAGAAGGCTGTCACCTCGCCTACTATCATCGCTATCATAATAGGCGTGATATTCTATGTGCTGGGCATACGCCTTGCCAACATGACTGCCGTCGGCGGAGTGGTGGCAGATGCGTTCATGTTCATAGCAGACATGAACACTCCCCTTGCAATGCTGATAGCCGGCGCTACTGCGGCACAGAGCGACCTTTTAAAGTCGCTGCTCGACAAGCACATCATGCTCACGGCATTTTACAAGCTTATGCTGCTTCCTGCGTGCGTTGTGGTGCTTATACACTTTCTGCCGCACTCGCAAAACCTCATGCCGGAGCTGGTGGTCTGCATCGCCTGCGCCTGCCCTGCCGCAACCACTGGAACGATGTTTGCGCTGCTGTTTGACAAGAATGCAAAGCGGTGCTCTGAGATATTCGCCGTGACGACTATCCTTTCAATGGCGACGCTGCCGCTTATGACTGCCTTTGCAACGGCGCTGGTGTGA
- a CDS encoding flavodoxin — translation MKTAVIFWSGTGNTEAMANAVAEGAGVSAVQVSAFDGDVSEYDALALGCPAMGAEELEDSEFEPFFSGIEGKISGKKIAIFGSYDWGDGEWMRLWADRVKAAGAELIGGEGLICNNTPDDDALAKCKELGSKIK, via the coding sequence ATGAAAACAGCAGTAATTTTCTGGAGCGGAACAGGCAACACAGAGGCTATGGCAAACGCCGTCGCAGAGGGCGCAGGCGTATCGGCCGTGCAGGTATCGGCATTTGACGGCGATGTGTCGGAATATGATGCCCTTGCACTCGGCTGCCCTGCAATGGGCGCAGAGGAGCTTGAAGACTCTGAGTTCGAGCCGTTCTTCTCAGGGATAGAAGGTAAGATAAGCGGCAAGAAGATAGCCATTTTCGGCTCATACGACTGGGGCGACGGCGAATGGATGCGCCTGTGGGCTGACAGAGTAAAAGCAGCCGGTGCAGAGCTTATCGGCGGCGAGGGGCTTATCTGCAACAACACCCCTGATGATGATGCGCTTGCAAAGTGTAAAGAGCTTGGCAGCAAGATAAAATAA
- a CDS encoding metal-dependent transcriptional regulator — MLTEQQKKYLITIYILGQNGGSVRTTDIAKYLHVAKASTVKMEKKLTDEGLIIKEPYRPITLTKKGINEANMLFTTSIILQDFFQSRVGLTAEKAGEAAMILCAELDEMTLDKIADFVLSGK; from the coding sequence ATGCTCACAGAGCAGCAAAAAAAATATCTTATAACCATTTACATATTAGGCCAGAACGGCGGCAGCGTGCGCACGACTGACATTGCAAAATACCTGCACGTCGCAAAGGCAAGCACCGTGAAAATGGAGAAAAAGCTGACAGACGAGGGGCTGATAATCAAAGAGCCCTACCGCCCGATAACCCTTACAAAAAAGGGCATCAATGAAGCGAATATGCTCTTTACGACAAGTATTATCCTGCAGGATTTTTTTCAGAGCCGGGTCGGGCTGACTGCCGAAAAGGCAGGAGAAGCCGCAATGATACTCTGCGCCGAGCTTGATGAGATGACGCTTGACAAGATAGCGGATTTTGTGCTGTCGGGCAAGTGA
- a CDS encoding DUF3793 family protein: protein MSVNDKKRLESVLAFHAAPTLMGVKCGSLLSLSAEEYDRNEISALFESGSLGRCSALITGGHAGRILVYIYDRGALEGLLSDDDVREFLSHCGYERSLGCGECLDILSKRLCERDFPHEIGIFLGYPLEDVKGFITNCGKRCKLCGVWKVYGDVERAKALFECYENCRVRLCRELENGKQLRSCVA from the coding sequence ATGTCTGTAAATGATAAAAAAAGACTGGAGAGCGTGCTCGCATTTCACGCAGCACCTACCCTTATGGGCGTAAAATGCGGCAGCCTGCTCTCGCTCTCAGCGGAGGAATATGACAGAAATGAGATATCGGCGCTGTTTGAAAGCGGCAGCTTAGGGCGGTGCTCGGCACTTATCACGGGCGGTCACGCCGGGCGTATACTTGTCTATATCTACGACAGGGGCGCACTTGAAGGGCTGCTCTCAGATGATGACGTAAGAGAGTTTCTGTCGCACTGCGGCTATGAGCGGTCACTTGGCTGCGGCGAGTGTCTGGACATACTCAGCAAAAGGCTCTGCGAGCGTGATTTTCCGCACGAGATAGGCATTTTCCTTGGCTATCCGCTTGAAGATGTCAAAGGCTTTATCACCAACTGCGGCAAGCGCTGCAAGCTGTGCGGCGTGTGGAAGGTCTACGGCGATGTCGAGCGTGCGAAGGCGCTTTTTGAATGCTATGAGAATTGCAGGGTGCGCCTGTGCAGAGAGCTTGAAAACGGTAAACAGCTGCGCTCATGCGTAGCTTAA
- a CDS encoding ferrous iron transport protein A yields MTLRDAKIGDTVTVKKLTGEGAVKRRIMDMGLTKGTAVSIRKVAPLGDPIEITVRGYELSIRKADAEMVEIL; encoded by the coding sequence ATGACACTCAGAGATGCGAAGATAGGCGACACCGTGACTGTCAAAAAGCTCACGGGAGAGGGCGCAGTCAAGCGCAGGATAATGGACATGGGGCTTACCAAAGGAACAGCCGTATCCATCCGCAAGGTGGCACCGCTCGGTGACCCGATAGAAATAACAGTAAGAGGCTATGAGCTTTCTATAAGAAAAGCCGATGCCGAAATGGTCGAGATCCTTTGA